The following DNA comes from Gemmatimonadota bacterium.
ATTTTTTAGTGCGTTTTTGAAACCGCTTACGATTTTATCGCGCTGTTGTAGTGTGGCATCAATTGGCACGAGGTCGTTATCGTGCAGGTTAATGCCCCATGCGCCCAGTTCGCTCAAGCGTTGCACAATCCGCTCGGGCGCAAGTGTTTGGCGCGTTGGGTCGCCAAAGGGATCGCGTCCGGGATTTCCCACTGTCCACAAACCAAATGAAAATTTATCTTCTCTTGTGGGCGTATATACATCGGCCATTGGACCTCCTCAAAATACGAATTAAAAATGCCAATAAAGCGTTGCAACTTCCGCGTGCAAAATATCATGGTGAAGTCTGACTGTCAATGGACATTTCCACAACTCATCGGGAGCACAAAATGATTATTCGCGATCCCGTTCACGGCGATATGTCGTTTAATGAATCCGAACGTCGGGTTATGGACACGCGACAAATGCAACGCCTGCGCGGCGTGCGCCAAACAGGATCGGCATATCTGGTCTATCCGGGCTGTGTCCACACGCGTTTTGAACACTCGCTGGGCACAACGGCGATGTCGCGGCGCGTGCTCGATGTCTTGAGACGCGGTGGCGCGCAAATCGAATCCGAGCAGGCCGATGCGGTCGCATTGGCCGCGCTGGTTCACGACATTTCGCACTTGCCCTTTGGACATACGTTTGAAGATGAACGCAAGCTCTTTCCCCGCCACGACACAGCCGCCCGCATGAAACATTTCTTAACGCAAACAGAAATCGCGCAAGCACTCGATGCTTCGGGCCTGCGCGATACGGTGATTTCTCTGCTTACAGATAAATCGTTTTCACCGGCGTGGATGCAGCAGATTGTGTCCAGCACCATCGATGCCGACTTGCTCGATTATTTGCGTCGCGATGCGTATTTTGCAGGCCTGCGTCAGGATTATGACGACCGAATTTTTAGCACCTTTATGCTTGCCGATGAAAATCTCGCGATTGATGTGACCCGTCTCAGTACGCGCACCGAGTTGCTGCACTTGTTACGGCTGCGCTATTTTCTTACCGAGCGCGTTTATTATCACCACGCCAAAGTGTCATCGGGTGCTATGATTGCCAAAGCCGTCGAGATCGCCACCGAACACGGTCTTGCTGAAACCGATCTTTACACTTTGACGGACGATGCCCTTTTTCGCCATTTGCTCGGCTATAAAGACCCGCGCATTGACCGTTTGATCAACGGCGTTTGCGAACGGCGGCTGCTCAAACGCGCCTATATGATTTCGACTGCCGAAGTGGGGCGCCGGGGGCGCGATGAGTTGATTGCCACCTACAATCGATCTGTCGAGAGTAGGCAGCAGATTGAGCGGCAAATCGCCGATGCTGTGACCATTAACCCCGACCAGGTTATTCTCTACTGCCCGGATATCTCTGCCATCAAAGAAGCGCGCGTGCGCGTTGTTACGCAAAATGGCTTGAGCCGCCTGAACGATCCCCCAGACAATCCGCCTTTTGATGTAAAGGTCGTGGAAGACCAGTATGAACGGCTCTGGAAATTTTACATTTTTGCACCCGAAGGTTATAGAGAGCGCGTTGGAAAAGTGTGCGAGCGCGTATTTGGCGAATCAAATGCGCTGGTATAACG
Coding sequences within:
- a CDS encoding HD domain-containing protein, with amino-acid sequence MDISTTHREHKMIIRDPVHGDMSFNESERRVMDTRQMQRLRGVRQTGSAYLVYPGCVHTRFEHSLGTTAMSRRVLDVLRRGGAQIESEQADAVALAALVHDISHLPFGHTFEDERKLFPRHDTAARMKHFLTQTEIAQALDASGLRDTVISLLTDKSFSPAWMQQIVSSTIDADLLDYLRRDAYFAGLRQDYDDRIFSTFMLADENLAIDVTRLSTRTELLHLLRLRYFLTERVYYHHAKVSSGAMIAKAVEIATEHGLAETDLYTLTDDALFRHLLGYKDPRIDRLINGVCERRLLKRAYMISTAEVGRRGRDELIATYNRSVESRQQIERQIADAVTINPDQVILYCPDISAIKEARVRVVTQNGLSRLNDPPDNPPFDVKVVEDQYERLWKFYIFAPEGYRERVGKVCERVFGESNALV